One genomic segment of Desmodus rotundus isolate HL8 chromosome 5, HLdesRot8A.1, whole genome shotgun sequence includes these proteins:
- the LOC112316046 gene encoding zinc finger protein 154 isoform X2 has translation MRRHKSPGTQPNRRTSEAQQHSNISQMTCARARTGTNVRAASSLGTPAPLCPQNVMAVATLGPPAETNVTFKDVAVFFSRMEWHLLNEAQKHLYLKVMRENFALISSSGCCCRAEDVEAPTEEKVSLRASQAENPNVALSSQKSHPCERCASVLKDIFLLVEEQGAQHSQKLLRCGACAKQFYFSAKYQQHQHMRKKPFLRGVDRVSPAKGCNFTGSQKLFTCGEVGQDIPSSSGHIQEQATHTRDRPNEMLMSGVSFQGKKNDYTRKECKKATGCNHALVPDQAALAGRQCFACRECDKCFTRLSGLRYHQKVHTGEKPYKCNECGKCFKDRCGLIQHCRVHSGEKPYECGECGKSFSQSTSLIQHQRAHTGEKPYKCNECGKYFTRISSLYCHQRVHTGERPYECNECGKSFIRNHHLRCHQRIHTRERPYECTECGKAFIRNSDLRCHQRFHTGERPYECSECGKSFITSSGLRYHQRFHTGEKPYDCTICGKSFTCSSGLRYHQRFHTGERPYKCTECGKAFVRNIHLRCHQKVHTRERPYECSECGKAFSQNCNLSKHMRIHVGRSS, from the coding sequence ATGAGAAGGCACAAGAGTCCTGGGACCCAGCCGAACAGACGTACATCTGAGGCTCAGCAACATAGCAACATCTCCCAGATGACCTGCGCCAGGGCCAGGACAGGGACCAACGTCAGGGCCGCCTCCTCGCTCGGCActcctgctcctctctgcccACAGAATGTGATGGCAGTGGCCACACTTGGACCCCCGGCTGAAACTAATGTGACCTTTAAGGATGTTGCCGTGTTCTTCTCTAGAATGGAATGGCACCTCCTTAATGAGGCTCAGAAACACCTGTACCTCAAAGTGATGCGGGAGAATTTTGCGCTTATATCCTCTTCAGGTTGCTGCTGCAGAGCAGAGGATGTGGAGGCACCCACTGAAGAGAAAGTTTCTTTAAGAGCGTCTCAGGCAGAGAATCCTAATGTAGCTTTGTCTTCCCAGAAAAGCCACCCCTGTGAGCGTTGTGCGTCAGTCTTGAAAGACATTTTCCTCCTGGTTGAGGAGCAGGGAGCACAGCACAGTCAGAAACTGTTGAGGTGTGGCGCATGTGcaaaacagttttatttcagTGCCAAGTATCAGCAGCACCAGCACATGAGAAAGAAGCCTTTCCTAAGAGGTGTGGACAGGGTCTCACCTGCAAAGGGCTGCAATTTCACTGGGTCCCAGAAGCTTTTTACCTGTGGGGAGGTTGGACAGGACATCCCTTCCAGCTCAGGTCATATCCAAGAACAGGCTACGCATACCAGGGACAGGCCAAATGAAATGTTGATGTCTGGGGTGagttttcaagggaaaaaaaatgattacaCCAGGAAAGAATGTAAGAAAGCCACTGGCTGCAACCACGCACTTGTTCCAGATCAAGCTGCCCTTGCTGGAAGACAATGTTTTGCGTGCCGTGAATGTGACAAATGTTTTACAAGACTCTCTGGCCTTCGTTATCATCAGAAAGTTCACACAGGGGAAAAGCCATATAAgtgcaatgaatgtgggaaatgCTTTAAAGATCGCTGTGGCCTTATTCAACACTGTCGAGTTCATTCTGGAGAAAAACCTTACGAGTGTGGcgaatgtgggaaatcctttagCCAAAGTACTAGCCTCATTCAACACCAGAGAgctcacactggagaaaagccatataagtgtaatgaatgtgggaaataTTTTACCAGAATCTCTAGCCTTTATTGTCATCAGAGAGtacacactggagaaaggccttatgagtgcaatgaatgtgggaaatcttttatcaGGAACCATCATTTGCGTTgtcatcagagaattcacactagagaaaggccttatgagtgcactgaatgtgggaaagcttttatCAGGAACTCTGACCTTCGTTGTCATCAGAGatttcacactggagaaaggccttatgagtgcagcgAATGCGGGAAATCTTTTATCACTAGCTCTGGCCTCCGTTATCATCAGAGatttcacactggagaaaagccttatgacTGCACCATATGTGGGAAATCTTTCACCTGTAGCAGTGGCCTCCGTTATCATCAGAGatttcacacaggagaaaggccttataagTGCACTGAATGTGGGAAAGCTTTTGTCAGGAACATTCACTTGCGTTGTCATCAGAAGGTTCATACtagagaaaggccttatgagtgcagtgaatgtggaaaagcTTTTAGCCAAAACTGTAACCTCTCTAAGCACATGAGAATTCACGTGGGAAGAAGTTCCTAG
- the LOC112316104 gene encoding olfactory receptor 52B4, which yields MSLVASPGMTTSNHTGVSHTVFHLLGIPGLEEKHMWISIPFFISYVIALLGNSLLIFIILTKRSLHEPMYLFLCMLAGTDIVLSTCTVPQALAIFWFHAGEISLSRCITQVFFLTSTFMSESGILLVMAFDRYIAICYPLKYTTILTHTLIGKIGVTLFLRSFGTVFPIIFLLKRLTFCKTNILPHTVCEHIGLAKFSCDDIRVNIWYGIFVLMSTIALDVFLIIVSYVLILRAVFHIPSQDARHKALNTCGSHVCVIILFYGPGIFSVLTQRFGRHILPHIHILMANICILAPPMLNPIIYGIKTKQIRDQVTHLLFSKQK from the coding sequence ATGTCTCTGGTGGCCTCCCCAGGCATGACTACCTCAAACCACACTGGTGTTAGCCACACAGTCTTCCACTTGCTGGGCATCCCAGGCTTAGAGGAGAAGCACATGTGGATCTCCATCCCCTTCTTCATCTCCTATGTCATCGCCCTGCTTGGGAACAGCCTGCTCATCTTCATTATCCTCACCAAGCGCAGCCTCCACGAACCCATGTACCTCTTCCTCTGCATGCTGGCCGGAACAGACATTGTTCTCTCCACCTGCACAGTACCCCAGGCTTTGGCCATCTTCTGGTTCCATGCCGGGGAGATCTCCCTGAGTCGCTGCATCACTCAGGTATTCTTCCTCACTTCCACGTTCATGTCTGAGTCAGGGATCTTGCTGGTGATGGCATTTGACCGCTACATCGCCATATGCTACCCACTGAAATACACCACCATTCTTACACACACACTGATTGGGAAAATTGGTGTGACTCTCTTTCTGAGAAGTTTTGGTACAGTATTTCCTATAATATTTCTTCTAAAAAGACTGACTTTTTGTAAAACTAACATTCTTCCACACACTGTTTGTGAACACATTGGATTGGCCAAATTTTCCTGTGATGACATACGAGTAAACATCTGGTATGGTATTTTTGTCCTAATGTCAACAATTGCTTTAGATGTTTTTCTAATTATTGTTTCATATGTGCTTATTCTCCGTGCTGTCTTTCACATCCCTTCCCAAGATGCTCGTCACAAAGCTCTCAACACATGTGGCTCCCATGTCTGTGTCATTATCCTCTTTTATGGACCTGGGATTTTCTCAGTCCTCACTCAGCGGTTTGGACGACACATCTTGCCCCACATCCATATCCTTATGGCCAACATCTGCATTCTGGCTCCTCCTATGCTGAATCCCATCATTTACGGGATCAAGACCAAACAGATCCGGGACCAGGTGACTCACCTCttgttttcaaaacagaaatga
- the LOC112316099 gene encoding olfactory receptor 52B4-like translates to MSLVVSPHLTTLNHTGVSHTVFYLLGIPGLENQHMWISIPFFISYVIALLGNSLLIFIIITNSSLHEPMYLFLCMLAGADVVLSTCTVPQALAIFWFRAGEISLDRCITQFFITHCIFISESGILLVMAFDRYVAICYPLRYTTILTRTLIGKIGVTIFLRSYCTIFPIIFLLKRLTFCQNNIIPHTFCEHIGLAKYACNDIRVNIWYGLFVIISTLVFDALLIFVSYVLILHAVFHMPSQDARQKALSTCGSHVCIIFLFYGPAIFTTLTQRFGRHIPPHIHILLANVCILVPPMLNPIIYGIKTKQIQEQAVHMFFPKQK, encoded by the coding sequence ATGTCTCTGGTGGTCTCTCCACACCTGACTACCTTAAACCACACTGGTGTTAGCCACACAGTCTTCTACTTGCTGGGCATCCCTGGCCTAGAGAACCAGCACATGTGGATCTCCATCCCCTTCTTCATCTCCTATGTCATCGCCCTGCTTGGGAACAGCCTGCTCATCTTCATTATCATCACAAACAGCAGCCTCCACGAACCCATGTACCTCTTCCTCTGCATGCTGGCTGGAGCAGACGTTGTCCTCTCCACGTGCACAGTACCTCAGGCTTTGGCCATTTTCTGGTTCCGTGCCGGGGAGATCTCTCTGGATCGCTGCATCACTCAGTTCTTCATCACtcactgcatttttatttctgagtcaGGGATCTTACTGGTGATGGCATTTGATCGATACGTTGCCATATGTTACCCACTGAGATACACCACCATTCTTACACGTACATTGATTGGGAAAATTGGTGTTACCATCTTCTTGAGAAGTTActgtacaattttcccaataatatttcttttgaaaaggtTGACTTTCTGCCAAAATAATATTATTCCACATACCTTTTGTGAACACATTGGCTTGGCTAAGTATGCTTGCAATGACATTCGAGTGAACATCTGGTATGGACTTTTTGTAATAATATCGACACTGGTTTTTGATGCtctgttaatttttgtttcttatgtgCTGATTCTTCATGCTGTCTTCCACATGCCTTCCCAAGATGCTCGTCAGAAAGCTCTCAGCACATGTGGCTCCCACGTCTGCATCATCTTCCTCTTTTATGGGCCTGCCATCTTCACAACTCTTACTCAGCGGTTTGGACGTCACATTCCTCCTCATATCCACATCTTGTTGGCTAATGTCTGCATTCTGGTTCCACCTATGCTGAATCCCATCATTTATGGGATCAAGACCAAGCAAATCCAAGAGCAGGCAGTTCACATGTTTTTCCCAAAGCAGAAATAA
- the LOC112316046 gene encoding zinc finger protein 154 isoform X1, translated as MPEQFQTFSLLSGSPDWSRASWVLSRARTMRRHKSPGTQPNRRTSEAQQHSNISQMTCARARTGTNVRAASSLGTPAPLCPQNVMAVATLGPPAETNVTFKDVAVFFSRMEWHLLNEAQKHLYLKVMRENFALISSSGCCCRAEDVEAPTEEKVSLRASQAENPNVALSSQKSHPCERCASVLKDIFLLVEEQGAQHSQKLLRCGACAKQFYFSAKYQQHQHMRKKPFLRGVDRVSPAKGCNFTGSQKLFTCGEVGQDIPSSSGHIQEQATHTRDRPNEMLMSGVSFQGKKNDYTRKECKKATGCNHALVPDQAALAGRQCFACRECDKCFTRLSGLRYHQKVHTGEKPYKCNECGKCFKDRCGLIQHCRVHSGEKPYECGECGKSFSQSTSLIQHQRAHTGEKPYKCNECGKYFTRISSLYCHQRVHTGERPYECNECGKSFIRNHHLRCHQRIHTRERPYECTECGKAFIRNSDLRCHQRFHTGERPYECSECGKSFITSSGLRYHQRFHTGEKPYDCTICGKSFTCSSGLRYHQRFHTGERPYKCTECGKAFVRNIHLRCHQKVHTRERPYECSECGKAFSQNCNLSKHMRIHVGRSS; from the exons ATGCCTGAACAATTCCAG ACGTTTTCTCTTCTCTCAGGGTCACCTGACTGGTCCAGAGCATCCTGGGTGCTGAGTCGTGCCAGAACAATGAGAAGGCACAAGAGTCCTGGGACCCAGCCGAACAGACGTACATCTGAGGCTCAGCAACATAGCAACATCTCCCAGATGACCTGCGCCAGGGCCAGGACAGGGACCAACGTCAGGGCCGCCTCCTCGCTCGGCActcctgctcctctctgcccACAGAATGTGATGGCAGTGGCCACACTTGGACCCCCGGCTGAAACTAATGTGACCTTTAAGGATGTTGCCGTGTTCTTCTCTAGAATGGAATGGCACCTCCTTAATGAGGCTCAGAAACACCTGTACCTCAAAGTGATGCGGGAGAATTTTGCGCTTATATCCTCTTCAGGTTGCTGCTGCAGAGCAGAGGATGTGGAGGCACCCACTGAAGAGAAAGTTTCTTTAAGAGCGTCTCAGGCAGAGAATCCTAATGTAGCTTTGTCTTCCCAGAAAAGCCACCCCTGTGAGCGTTGTGCGTCAGTCTTGAAAGACATTTTCCTCCTGGTTGAGGAGCAGGGAGCACAGCACAGTCAGAAACTGTTGAGGTGTGGCGCATGTGcaaaacagttttatttcagTGCCAAGTATCAGCAGCACCAGCACATGAGAAAGAAGCCTTTCCTAAGAGGTGTGGACAGGGTCTCACCTGCAAAGGGCTGCAATTTCACTGGGTCCCAGAAGCTTTTTACCTGTGGGGAGGTTGGACAGGACATCCCTTCCAGCTCAGGTCATATCCAAGAACAGGCTACGCATACCAGGGACAGGCCAAATGAAATGTTGATGTCTGGGGTGagttttcaagggaaaaaaaatgattacaCCAGGAAAGAATGTAAGAAAGCCACTGGCTGCAACCACGCACTTGTTCCAGATCAAGCTGCCCTTGCTGGAAGACAATGTTTTGCGTGCCGTGAATGTGACAAATGTTTTACAAGACTCTCTGGCCTTCGTTATCATCAGAAAGTTCACACAGGGGAAAAGCCATATAAgtgcaatgaatgtgggaaatgCTTTAAAGATCGCTGTGGCCTTATTCAACACTGTCGAGTTCATTCTGGAGAAAAACCTTACGAGTGTGGcgaatgtgggaaatcctttagCCAAAGTACTAGCCTCATTCAACACCAGAGAgctcacactggagaaaagccatataagtgtaatgaatgtgggaaataTTTTACCAGAATCTCTAGCCTTTATTGTCATCAGAGAGtacacactggagaaaggccttatgagtgcaatgaatgtgggaaatcttttatcaGGAACCATCATTTGCGTTgtcatcagagaattcacactagagaaaggccttatgagtgcactgaatgtgggaaagcttttatCAGGAACTCTGACCTTCGTTGTCATCAGAGatttcacactggagaaaggccttatgagtgcagcgAATGCGGGAAATCTTTTATCACTAGCTCTGGCCTCCGTTATCATCAGAGatttcacactggagaaaagccttatgacTGCACCATATGTGGGAAATCTTTCACCTGTAGCAGTGGCCTCCGTTATCATCAGAGatttcacacaggagaaaggccttataagTGCACTGAATGTGGGAAAGCTTTTGTCAGGAACATTCACTTGCGTTGTCATCAGAAGGTTCATACtagagaaaggccttatgagtgcagtgaatgtggaaaagcTTTTAGCCAAAACTGTAACCTCTCTAAGCACATGAGAATTCACGTGGGAAGAAGTTCCTAG